In Halomarina salina, one DNA window encodes the following:
- a CDS encoding autoantigen p27 domain-containing protein, which produces MRNRLETVVLGIIGSIITYFILPFLPTTPTAVDFLQYGNDPRVRFVLFLAVVWYGLWRGLDAFRNRRAAKKRGSGVYTFNMGQREIRFVDWSGVRRHFGVDWEVTYGSTMIGKDSMARVDGPYCPECGTELMKHEQERYIQWNRKMWKCPGCGFKHARPKEFLYEEREAVAKVVERDQEVETNRLDDLAPPS; this is translated from the coding sequence ATGCGGAATCGTCTGGAGACGGTCGTACTCGGCATCATAGGGAGCATCATCACATATTTCATTCTCCCGTTCCTTCCCACGACCCCTACTGCTGTTGACTTCCTTCAGTACGGGAACGACCCTCGGGTTCGGTTTGTCTTGTTTCTCGCCGTGGTTTGGTACGGTCTCTGGCGTGGCCTCGATGCATTTCGGAACCGACGAGCAGCGAAGAAGCGTGGCTCTGGCGTCTATACGTTCAATATGGGGCAGCGAGAAATCAGATTCGTCGACTGGTCGGGCGTCAGACGGCACTTCGGCGTGGACTGGGAGGTGACGTACGGGTCGACAATGATTGGTAAGGACTCGATGGCTCGCGTCGATGGTCCGTATTGCCCCGAGTGTGGGACGGAGCTGATGAAACACGAACAAGAGCGTTACATCCAGTGGAACCGAAAGATGTGGAAATGCCCCGGCTGTGGCTTCAAGCACGCGCGGCCCAAGGAGTTCCTCTACGAGGAGCGAGAGGCGGTGGCCAAGGTCGTTGAGCGTGACCAGGAGGTAGAGACGAACCGACTTGATGACCTCGCCCCCCCGAGCTGA